A genomic stretch from Candidatus Methylomirabilota bacterium includes:
- a CDS encoding glycosyltransferase family 9 protein, whose protein sequence is MQSGILIIHPGALGDVLQAVPALRGLRATAPLVFVGQPRLGRLLVALDVVDEARGFDALGLDALFTREPVPAPLAALAARGDRVVSWFGSREPLYRERLASLARETIVAPPVPEEEIPVWRHLIATLAPWGVSVPEPPGPLRLAGPTPARATLVVHPGSGAAWKQWPAERFAEVIRAVTARRPLPVVVHQGPADVAAADALMAHLPTTWARLVEPDLPTLAAVLATARVYLGGDSGVSHLAAAMGAPSVILFPASTRRRWTPWSPTAVPLTMTGEPDEATRVTREIQRQLDE, encoded by the coding sequence GTGCAATCCGGCATCCTGATCATCCATCCCGGCGCGCTCGGCGACGTGCTGCAGGCGGTGCCCGCGCTGCGCGGCCTCCGCGCCACCGCGCCGCTCGTCTTCGTGGGCCAGCCGCGCCTGGGCCGGCTGCTCGTCGCGCTCGACGTGGTCGACGAGGCGCGCGGCTTCGACGCGCTCGGCCTCGACGCGCTCTTCACCCGCGAACCGGTGCCCGCGCCGCTGGCCGCGCTGGCCGCGCGCGGCGATCGCGTCGTCTCCTGGTTCGGCTCGCGCGAGCCCCTCTATCGCGAGCGCCTGGCCTCGCTCGCGCGCGAGACGATCGTGGCGCCGCCGGTGCCCGAGGAGGAGATCCCGGTGTGGCGTCATTTGATCGCCACCCTCGCGCCGTGGGGCGTCAGCGTGCCGGAGCCGCCCGGCCCGCTCCGTCTCGCCGGGCCGACACCCGCGCGCGCCACGCTCGTGGTGCATCCGGGCAGCGGCGCGGCGTGGAAGCAATGGCCGGCCGAGCGGTTCGCCGAGGTGATCCGGGCGGTGACCGCACGGCGTCCGTTGCCGGTCGTCGTCCACCAGGGCCCCGCCGACGTCGCGGCGGCCGACGCGCTGATGGCGCATCTCCCGACGACCTGGGCGCGCCTCGTGGAGCCGGACCTTCCCACGCTGGCCGCCGTGCTCGCAACCGCGCGCGTCTACCTGGGCGGCGATTCGGGCGTGAGCCACCTCGCCGCCGCGATGGGAGCGCCGAGCGTGATCCTGTTCCCGGCGTCGACCCGTCGGCGCTGGACGCCGTGGAGCCCGACCGCGGTCCCGCTGACCATGACCGGCGAGCCGGACGAGGCGACGCGCGTCACGCGGGAGATCCAGCGGCAGCTCGACGAATGA
- a CDS encoding DNA starvation/stationary phase protection protein → MNNLLADEYVLYTKTRNYHWNVVGPQFNDLHKFFQEQYEALDEMVDEVAERARSVGGKAYGTLAEFSQHSRLKEQPGKQPAAATMVANLQADHEAMVRTLRADLETVMEKHNDAGTNDFLTGLMEKHEKMAWMLRSFNEK, encoded by the coding sequence TTGAACAACCTGCTCGCCGACGAGTACGTGCTCTATACCAAGACCCGGAACTACCACTGGAACGTCGTCGGGCCGCAGTTCAACGATCTGCACAAGTTCTTCCAGGAGCAGTACGAGGCCCTCGACGAGATGGTGGACGAGGTCGCCGAGCGGGCGCGCTCGGTGGGCGGCAAGGCCTACGGCACCTTGGCCGAGTTCTCGCAGCACTCGCGACTGAAGGAACAGCCGGGCAAGCAGCCGGCCGCGGCCACCATGGTCGCCAATCTGCAGGCCGATCACGAGGCGATGGTCCGCACGCTGCGGGCCGATCTCGAGACGGTGATGGAGAAGCACAACGACGCGGGCACCAACGACTTCCTCACCGGCCTGATGGAGAAGCACGAGAAGATGGCCTGGATGCTCCGCTCGTTCAACGAGAAGTAG
- a CDS encoding helix-hairpin-helix domain-containing protein has protein sequence MRRLVALLVVALFSLGTLGAPAVWAQAAKPAPAPAKPAAKDSMSHEPLDLNTASEDQLKTVPGIGDAYAKKIVQNRPYKRKDELVQKKVMPKATYDKIKDHVIAKQ, from the coding sequence ATGAGGCGATTGGTCGCACTGCTCGTCGTCGCGCTGTTTTCGTTGGGGACCCTGGGCGCGCCCGCGGTCTGGGCTCAGGCGGCCAAGCCGGCCCCGGCGCCCGCGAAGCCCGCCGCCAAGGATTCGATGAGCCACGAGCCGCTGGACCTGAACACGGCCAGCGAGGACCAGCTGAAGACCGTGCCGGGCATCGGGGATGCTTACGCCAAGAAGATCGTCCAGAACCGGCCCTACAAGCGGAAGGACGAGCTGGTGCAGAAGAAGGTCATGCCCAAGGCCACCTACGACAAGATCAAGGATCACGTCATCGCCAAGCAGTAG
- a CDS encoding FKBP-type peptidyl-prolyl cis-trans isomerase, with protein MSDRSDEQVVETATGLGYVDLMEGTGARPKAGDTVSVHYTGWLKSGTRFDSSVDRGTPFEFPIGKGRVIKGWDEGVGSMKVGGKRKLIIPAHLGYGDRGAGGVIPPGATLIFEVELLGIR; from the coding sequence ATGAGCGATCGGTCGGACGAGCAGGTCGTGGAGACCGCGACGGGCCTGGGCTACGTCGATCTGATGGAAGGCACCGGCGCCCGGCCCAAGGCCGGCGACACGGTGAGCGTGCACTACACGGGCTGGCTCAAGAGCGGCACGAGGTTCGACAGCTCGGTCGACCGCGGCACCCCGTTCGAGTTTCCGATCGGCAAGGGCCGCGTCATCAAGGGATGGGACGAGGGCGTGGGCTCGATGAAGGTCGGCGGCAAGCGTAAGCTCATCATCCCGGCGCACCTGGGCTACGGTGACCGGGGCGCGGGCGGAGTCATCCCACCCGGCGCAACCCTGATCTTCGAGGTGGAGCTGCTGGGTATCCGCTGA
- a CDS encoding DUF3047 domain-containing protein, protein MAALLLVQRAAAGSALAGEPLVPGGFGPLAGSDPRRKSGDDCAARVYIACRYDPATATVWQRARYGVYRLLYGQYPPGMAQVYVWESRLPVGTGPESAYTDRARIVVPRRGAAEAGRWVGESHDIYSDFQRIIGGEPPRIAGIAVMTDTDDTGERAVAYSDAITLAPGSPDR, encoded by the coding sequence GTGGCTGCGCTGCTGCTCGTCCAGCGCGCGGCGGCGGGGAGCGCGCTCGCGGGCGAGCCGCTCGTGCCGGGCGGATTCGGCCCGCTGGCCGGCTCGGATCCGCGTCGCAAGAGCGGCGACGACTGCGCCGCGCGCGTCTACATTGCGTGTCGTTACGACCCCGCGACCGCCACCGTCTGGCAGCGCGCGCGGTACGGCGTCTATCGCCTTCTCTACGGGCAATATCCGCCCGGCATGGCGCAAGTCTACGTGTGGGAGAGCCGCCTGCCCGTCGGCACCGGGCCGGAGTCCGCGTACACCGATCGCGCCCGCATCGTCGTCCCCCGCCGCGGCGCGGCCGAGGCCGGGCGCTGGGTCGGCGAGTCGCACGACATTTACTCGGACTTCCAGCGGATCATCGGCGGCGAGCCGCCGCGCATCGCGGGCATCGCGGTGATGACCGATACCGACGACACGGGGGAGCGCGCCGTCGCCTACTCCGACGCGATCACTCTCGCACCGGGCAGCCCGGACCGGTGA
- a CDS encoding TVP38/TMEM64 family protein, with the protein MLALVAARALGLADAVRLDNLARLREWIAGFGPWAPAVFIGGYVAAVVAFVPALPLTILAGLVFGPLWGTVYTSIASTAGACLAFLLARYAARGVVARWMEPYPALGRIDRAVARHGARIVMITRLVPIFPFNLQNYAYGLTSIGFGAYALTSWLCMLPATVAFTTAAGAVVAGAWDVRRMLLLLGVAGVLIVALSLLPRWLRGRSAALDDLLKTG; encoded by the coding sequence GTGCTCGCGCTGGTGGCGGCCCGTGCGCTCGGCCTGGCCGACGCGGTGCGGCTCGACAATCTGGCCCGGCTGCGCGAGTGGATCGCCGGCTTCGGTCCCTGGGCGCCGGCGGTCTTCATCGGCGGCTACGTGGCCGCGGTGGTCGCCTTCGTGCCGGCCCTGCCGCTGACGATCCTGGCCGGCCTCGTCTTCGGCCCGCTGTGGGGCACGGTCTACACGTCCATCGCCTCGACCGCCGGCGCCTGCCTCGCGTTCCTCCTCGCCCGCTACGCGGCCCGCGGGGTCGTCGCGCGCTGGATGGAGCCGTACCCCGCCCTCGGCCGGATCGACCGCGCGGTGGCCCGGCACGGGGCGCGGATCGTGATGATCACGCGCCTCGTTCCGATCTTCCCGTTCAACCTGCAGAACTACGCCTACGGGCTGACGTCCATCGGCTTCGGCGCCTACGCGCTGACCTCGTGGCTCTGCATGCTGCCTGCGACGGTGGCGTTCACCACCGCCGCGGGCGCGGTGGTCGCCGGAGCGTGGGACGTGCGCCGCATGCTGCTGCTCCTGGGCGTGGCCGGCGTGCTGATCGTCGCGTTGTCGCTGCTGCCCCGCTGGCTGCGGGGGCGCAGCGCCGCGCTCGACGACCTGCTCAAGACGGGGTGA